The sequence TTTACTGCTTGTTTTATGATGTTTTAAGCAGGCCAAGTCACTTAACTAAGTCTCATTTTTATCCTATATATAGTAATGGGTCTGAACTCAAGTTACTTTCAGCTCTTATGTCTGTTCCCCTCCACCATAAAtacataatacacacacacagatatatatatttactgtcATGTCATATTCTGTCTCTAAACTAGTATCTCATCTCATGTAATGTTACAGCATTTTTCCCAGCCATTATGACAATAAATATCTGGTAATCTCTATAAGGTCCTTGTTCCCATGTTCCCAAACTGCCGCATCTGCTGCAGTACAGATGTGGTGGAGAGAGGAGCTTAGGAAGTGTGGCAAACTGAAAAGTTAGCAGTGATAGGGTTACTGCCACTGTCATGTGACTATCCTGGGGCTTCATATCTCTAAGGATTGGAAGAACACTTATTAACTCATCATTCGTGCTTTGAGAACTGGAATGACTACTACAAGCAAGAAGAACTATTCCACCAAGTGCGTAAGACCTGGGAGAAATAAAAGTGGGAGAGAGTAGGAAGAAACAGAGGGGAACCTTGTGACgcaaaagagaaaaggacagaTATCCAGGGTATGTGAAGGACAAAAAGGCTGGTTCAGAAAGCAAGAGGTTCTCAGTTCAGCACAAGATATAatgttccctatttttttttttttttatagatacctattttttatagggtctctatgagtaggaatcaactcaatggcaataggtttttttttttttttttggtgtatatatatatatatctttactgTTTATGCCCAATCTAGTACTTTTTCTCTAGTACTATCCAAATTGGACTCATATAAGGGAGGCTTTTCAGATAGACAGGATTGCCTAAGATTCCCAGATTTCCACAGCAGGTGATGTCTTCTATGCCCATGGAGAAGGTGTGGGACCATTTTCAGGCATAATAGAGGATGAATTCCAAAATAATGGTATAATTGCACCAGATAACCTTCAAGGTTCCTTCCAGTCCCAAGTATCAGTGATTTTAATTTGACCGTAATTAAAGCTCAGTGTTCTAAACCCTACTTTATAAAACCTTGAGACTTCCAAATTCACAAGCTAGTACCAAAGAACTCCATTCTCCTCCCCTGAGGAGGGGTGAAAATGTTACATGGTCATGTGAATGAGTTTGAAATGCTAGGGTCAAGAGCAACAGGAGTCAGAGTATCAAAACGAAGCAGTGCTACAAGAAAAAAAGCATTGTGGAATAATAGGCAGGCTAGATATtaagtaaatacataaaacacTACTGTGATAACTTCAGCATAGTAACATGGTTGCTCAGAATCCTAGCTCTATGAAGTTCCAAGGTTCTCCTTTTTTCTTGACACTTCACATTTTACACaggagtctattttttttttttttttcaaaattggcaCTGATACAGTGACCCAAGAGAAAAACAATCCTGACATAATTCTGGAAGTATCACATGAACTACACACTCTCCCTCACATATCTGCCTTTGGCCATAAAGAAGCCTAGAAAGGAAGGTATGGAGGAGCAGCCCAAGGTCAAAGCAGTAAGGATTTGGGGTGATGATAAGGCAGGCAGAGACAGGGAAACAGTAGGACCATAAATACCGGTTTATATAACATGTGAGTTGACCTAAATTATAATATAACCAGAAAGATTGAGTTGTCTCTAGAATATACTTGCTTGTTTATAGATCTTTCATTTCCTATAAAATTGTGATTATTTAAAGTTCCAGACAAATATTTGCTATATTTAGGGTTTATCTACATGGGACTTGAGGAGATTGAAGAAGATTTGAGTGTCTCAAAGGCCAAAGTAGACTTTACAAGACGGGAAGATGCCAATTAATTAATTTACAGTGGGAAGCAATCTGCTCGTGGATTGTAATTCTCCTATCAGCATTTTGGTGAACTTGGGTGCTTTGAAAGTGGTGAATGAGTGGAGTTTTGAGAGGCAGCACATCTTATTTCAGAGACGTTTTTCTTTAGCACAGAAGAAATACTGGGGTCTAGTGGggacaaaattattttctcattttgtccAAGTACAAAGCACTTAGTGTCAAGATCAGATGAAGCCTATAGACTTATTCTAgtccataagttttttttttttatgttattttgttctgttttgttttgaatcaTGAGCTCCTGTCATAGCTTACTAGTATACCAATCTATCCATTATTTTGCATTTCTGTAGAAATTCTTTCTGAAAATTAACAAGAATTAGATCCTGAATCTTTAAAATCAAAGCCAGAGTCAAATGAGCTTTCCTCAAActgcatatattttattattttaagataTTCTTTCAAAAATTTGACACTAATTATTTGAGTTAATTGTATCATAACCTATATTtagctcttgtttttttttattcaataataaaagcTCACTGGAAGATCTGGacggccacacacacacacatacaaaaaaaaagtaattaaatggGGGTGCCATGCTAAGACTAAATTGATACCAGATTTAACTCTTTGTAGAGACCAGGCCTGGGACATCCATTATATAGATGGGGATAGGTTAGTAAGAACAAGAGCCATACTGACCAATGCTTGCCTTAATTCTGATAAGGTGCATTGCATGGTGTTTTagcattattgaagaaactaTGAAGATCAGGCAGAGAAAGGAATTTTCTGTAAATCACTTccagactcattaaaaaaaaaaaaaaagactgactaAAGTAAGGCCAGTAACCCTGGCCAAGTAAGTTCCTAAAGATTAtattatacaaataaaaattaagaggTCTTGTGCTATtgtccctgattttttttttttattagtgtctTTAAGATATTATTGTCACATGTTTAGAAAAGGTGTGGATGTGCCTACATATAAGAGGAAAAAGGCAGGGTACTTGTGGGTCTAAAATTGATATTTACTTAACTGGCAACTCTTATTGATAAAGTAGGGATGGGTTTTGAGGTGATTACTGATGAGCACGGAAGTGtttgttttattctgacacaGGTTCTGTCTTTCCATTATCCTCCTCATAGCAATATGATCTTGGGATGGGACTGTGGTTCAACAAGTCAACCCAGTGGCGGCCTCCAACTCCAGCAATGCCTTGCTGACCACATTCTATCTCACAGGCATCCCTGGCTATGAGGAATTTCACCATTTGATTTCCATCCCATTCTGTCTACTCTACCTTGTCGGAATAATGGgcaactgtaccattttgcacatCATCCGGACAGACCCCAGGTTCCACGAGCCTATGCATTACTTCCTTGCCATGCTTTCCCTTACTGACATGGGTATGTCCATGCCCACAATGGTATCAGTCTTCAGGGTGTTGTGGTCCATTTCCAGAGAGACACAGTTTAACATCTCTGTGGTCCAAATATTTTTCATTCACACTTTCTCCTTCACCGAATCATCTGTGCTCTTGGCCATGGCCCTTGATCggtatgtggccatctgccaccCTCTGCGATATGCCACCATTCTTACGCCAAGACTCATCACCAAGATTGGAATTGTAGCCCTGCTCAGGAGTGCCTTTGCCATGATTCCACTTCTGGCCAGGTTGGCCTACTTTCCTTTCTGCCGCTCCCACATCCTTTCTCATTCCTATTGTCTGCACCAGGACATGATCCGCCTTGCCTGTGCTGACAccaagtttaatgttgtatatggCTTGGTTCTGATCACTGTGCTGTGGGGCATGGACTCTCTGGGTATTTTTCAGTCCTATGTTTTCATCCTTCACTCAGTGTTGAGAATTGCATCCCGTGAGGACAGGCTTAAAGCCCTAAACACATGTGCATCTCACATCTCTGCTGTACTCATTCTATATGTACCCATGATTAGACTGTCTCTTGTCCATCGTTTCGCCAAACACTCTTCTCCTCTCATCCACATCTTCATGGCTCACATCTATTTATTGATTCCACCTGTGCTTAACCCAATCATCTACAGTGTGAAGACCAAGCAGATCTGCCAGGGAGTCctccattttcttttccccaaaaaACATTAGTTGTACTGTCTTGTGGACATGTCCTCAAGGCAATAAGTTTTAGTAATGTAAACACAAAGTGATTTGTCTGCTCTTGTAATTTATCTAGTATGTTGGCGTCAGAGTTTCCAGCACAAGgctactgaaagagaagaaatagAAGCAGCATGAAGAAGAAAATTTAAGGCCACTGGGACTATGCAGTTGACTCCACATCGTGCTTTATAAAACTGCTTTCtttgtgaatattttaaaatatgctgaATCATTTCCATCCATCCTCTTACATTTGTAATCCCAACCATTATTTACAGTCACTTCATCCAAGAGGTtttttattgaatataccaaatcagtatttcttttatttctgatattttataatattagTAACAGAATCTTGTACTGTCTTGTTACCTAAATTTTGTGTTTATCAATATGATGTTATTCTATCTTTCTTAACgttagaaaaaaaatctcatcttGGTATAATACTATACTAGTTCTCAAAGCagaggttggttctcagccctcaTGATGTTTCAATATCACCTTATAATATTTTATACACATGCATACCTTGTTGGTGCGGGTTTAGTTTCTTCAGGAGTAGAAAAAGGCAATAtcagtattttgtttttcttttacttaatttttttttcaaataatgttAATCTTATAGAAAGCCAGcacatagtttttaaaaactcccagATACTGTTATGTTCACCCTGGGATGGCAAACCTTTTGTTTAAAAGTATCTTAATAATAATTTAGGATGTGTTAGTTATTTAAATATGAACAAAATGTATTTCACAGAAGACAGCAGGATCCAAAAAATAAGGCCTCTTAATTCATACACAGAACTCTTTTCAATAAACAAAGctatcttttcttttatctctgacATTATCTAGCACATGGCTGGCTGTAGAGTTGTTAAAAAAGTAATTtgaaaatttaattaattttcttatttcacATATCTATACTTGCTCAAAGAAAAAATTGGGGGAGTAAAAAGATTTTCAGAATGCTTTATGGCccttgaaatcaacttgatgacaatataTAACAGAATGTGTTTTCATATGTCTTATCTTATTCTACTATCAAGCAGAAACTGTGGCTCAGTTTGCTGCATGTAAGAACTACTGCTATGCTTTGTTTAAAAGAGGTGCTTTATAATAATTACGGAATGCAtcaaagataaataaatgaatcaactaatgaataaagaacaatttggatatgaaaaaaaaaaaattcttagaagcaaagtTTGGACCTACCATGAGTCCACATATTGTACAATAAGAGAAATCTTACTAACTCATAGTTAGCATTTCAAATTTCAGGCATACGAAGTTTACCTAGAAAAATCTGTTTCCTGCTTTTAAGTCAGTCGTGTCTGACTCCACTCCTCTTTATTCCATTTATTGATTCTACTTCTTATTACCTCTTCCCTTCAGCACATTCACCTTGACCaaagagagaataaaaataatgGAGATATATACACATCAAAATGAGACAATCCTCTTCCTgtaataagtaaaatgaaattgataGAAAAATTACAACATTGAGGACAAAATAACATTCCTGTCAGATGTGTGTTGTATAAGTATCATTTAACTAGTTTTAATCACCTCTAACATATGATCTTCAAATGCTTAGTATAATTTTAACCTGTGGATGTTGAATATATTTTTCTCAGTGTCTGTACTCCAAAAAATGAAACTTTCAACCACCTCTCTGTtaacagaaatatatttaagGTACTGGATCATGgactcactgtgagtcaggatcgactcactAGCATTGGGTTTATTGGATTCTAGATTTTAaattaaacataccaaaaaaactaTGTTTAATTGgataacccccccaaaaaaacattgtcattgagtcaattgtgacacatagcgaccctataggagagagtagaattaccccatttAGTTTCCAAGACTGGgcattttatggaaacagacagccacatttttctcctacagagcagctggtaggtccaaaccactgaccttttggttagcagctgagtgcttaagtacTGCACCATAAAGGCTCCATGTTTAAGTGGATACCTATATAGGTTGCTACATACACTTTTGactttaaaaagtattaaaatactATACTAGCtcttaaattttattgttagaGTTACTTTATATTCATAAAAGttattttaacaaaaatattcataaaacACATATTCTTATAATGAAGATAATCTTTCCAGGTAAAATACAGCTGGTGAAGAGATGACTGATTGGATATATAGCTAAATAAATACATGGATGACAAGGTTGTGTTGAGTTGAAAACAGAAGCATTAGTTTCTGTCTGGAACCCTAATAAAGTCTGGATAAGGCATCAGTGGCTAAGcagtagaatttttgccttccctgAGGGAGATCCAGattcaattcctagccaatgccCTCCATGTGgaaccaccacctgcctgtcagtggaggtttgtgtgttctttagatgctgaatagatttcagTGGACCTTCTAGAGTAAGACTcgttaggaagaaaggccggagaactgcttccaaaagtcagccaatgaaaaccctatggagcacaatagTCCATTTCCAGTCCATAACTGGGATGGAATAGGACTGAGCaggattttgttccattgtgcattgaGATCACCATGGGtagggggccaacttgacagcagctgaaaCAATAATAATGAAGGCTGGAGCTCAGTCATTGGGAAGCAGCTAGTGCTCCTAAAACAAAAAGGTCTTTTGTTTCTGCTTACAGTGACAATAATATGTTGAAGCACTATCTAATTTGCATGTTGGTTTACAGATTAGGAGACCCTCTTACATATATTACCTTGTTTGAGAAAATCATGAGTATCTGTCTGTCTTCTGAaaaccctccctgccttcctgtcAAATCTGTAAGAGATAGAAAAAaacctgaatttttcttttttttgttggtcAAGACCTTGTCATTAGACAAAgacaatttaattatttttgcatCAAATGCTATcctttgggtaaaaaaaaagaaaaaagaatttaaagcgACAGAAGACCCTCTATAATAAAACCTGATGGCAAGAAAAAAACAGTAGGGAAGACCACTGTCTCCTTCGTCGCCTcagttttttgtattttcttctattcCAGGTATTGCTACAAAACACTTCATTGTCTCACTCAgtctaataatttaaaaaatggaaaaataattgtcTTAAAAACAGTGTCATGGATAATCATCTGATTATACACAGACTCTAGAAACAACCACATGGATTTATAAAGATTATTATAGCAAGGCAGTTTTTTCAAGACACTCAATGCAATTAACTCAACCCGGAGACCATATATCTGTTACATTATTTTAATAACACACATTTTATTGTCTGGATGACCtgaaatgttttctcttttttattaatCAAGAAGTAAATGTCTTCTAGTAGATTAAAAGGATTTGTACACTACAGGATCCCATGAGTAGTTCTAagctgtcacatggagttgctggatagcaactaacagcaacaaatccCTGGATAAAATGGACTGATCCAGTTTTAGCAATCTGACCCAATCCGGAGCAATTATGTTTATCTTCCCAGGGTTACTGTAGCTAAGACAGGTTAGTGTCATCAACTCCTGTAAAGAAGTTCACATTTGCCTGTTGCTGAAGTCCTACAGAAGCCTGAATTTTGTCCTTTCCAATCTTGGATCTTCAGCTCCTCCTTGGATGTAATGATATAACTCAGAATGTTTTCATGTAATATCCTTCTTTTTTGGTCTATGTAATATTAAGAAAATCAATTTCCATTGTGTATAACCAAAAGCATATTACACTAAGGCATTAAAGGTGATGAGAAATAGATGTTTTCTGGAAACTAAGGGAAAAGTTtttgagagaaaaggaaaacaagtaTTTTACTAACACGTAATATACATAAGGACAAATCAGGGAGTTTGTTACATGATAAAAATCTGCATTAATTATTTGAGTAATTAATTAAGGAATctattataatattataatagATAATTATATACAATATTATAATATACTATTATTATATATACTATAACGTAGGTAATACAAAATATATGCAACAAACTCcctgagccctgggggtgcagtagttaagagtttggctgctaaccgaaaggtcagcgctCCATTTCacaagctgctctttggaaactctatggggcagttctactctgtcccagagggttgctatgggcagttgtactctgtcccggagggtcagaattgacttgatggcaacagcctATTTATTAtagtatattatttatttattatattatttgtaTGTTCTATGCCTCATGCATGCAATGGTAAGACTGGAATTAGAAATAATTTCTAATtgtctaaattttatattttggcCTGTGCATAGAAAATTGAAAGAGACAGCAGATTACAAAAAGGTTATTTGAATTTTCCACTCTGTTACATAATTCAATGACTATTACCCTAGTATGTTGAGATACTCCTGGATGATACCTAATGATTCCCTTTCAACTTCCTGTTTACCCCATATTGGGAAGCTAGGATTTGGAAGCATGAATATTTTAAGATCTAATCAGAAGTTGGGTCTTCTGTGGACAAGCCTGCCTGGATTGATTCAGACATGATACAGAAGGCTATTTTTTTTACCCTTAACATTCTTGGTCCTTGTTGATTCATTTCCCTAGGGTCATTTTGAATGGCTACAGAGTCCTAGTACTCGCATCCTTATCTCTTTGGTTTTTACCCCGTACACAATGGGGTTCATGGTAGGTGGCATCAGTAAATAGAGATTTGCCAGGAAGATAAGAGTATGCCTGGGCACATGGTGCCCAAAGCGATGAGTAAAGAGGGAAAAGAAGGCCAGAGTGTAGAATATCAAGATGACACATATATGAGCTCCACAGGTTCCAAAAGCCTTTGTTCGAGCTTCCCTTGAGGGCAGTTGGAATACTGTCCTCAGGATTAGCCAGTAGGAGAGAAAGATGAGGACAAAGTCCAACCCCGTGGTAAGGAGAGCAGCAGTGAGTCCATAAATGCTATTAAGGGAAATGTTATTGCAGGCCAACTTGGCAATGCCCATGTTCTCACAGTAGGTGTGGTGGATGATATTAGTTCTGCAAAAGTGCAGCCGGAGAATGAGGAGAACACCAGGAGTCACTACGGCCACACTCCGGACCATCACAGCCAGGCCAACCTTGCCAATGAGAGAGCCTGTAAGTAGGGTCACATAGTGGAGTGGTtcacagatggccacatagcgatcaaAAGCCATGGCCAGAAGAACAGCAGATTCAGAGAGAAAAAGAGCATGGACGAAGAACATCTGTGTGAGGCAGGCAGAAAATGTTGATGGAGAAGGGCCCTTCCAGAAGATGAGAAGCATTTTGGGCACTGTGACAGTACAGAGGAGGACATCATTGAGTGCCAGCATTGCTAGGAAGAGGTACATGGGCTCGTGGAGGCTTCTGTCCCAGGCCACCACTATCATAACCAGGACATTGCCTATCAGAGCCAGAAAGTACATGAAGCTGAAAAGGATGGAGATCCAGGTGTGGAAGCCTTCCAATCCTGGGATGCCAGTCAACAGAAAAGCAGTAAGTTGGGTGGATGTAGAGTTGGATGTTAGGGAGAGGTGGCCAAAGTCTGTTGTGTGAGAGAAACGAAGTAGAGTGAACAACAGCAGGAAATGAGATTTTACTCCTTCATTCTATTCAAATGctaactattttcttttttttgggggggggccgcATGATGAAGTAGAAGGAATGAGGATCATTAATAAAATGATCTGAGATCAGTTATTAGTAATGAAATGATTTATGGGCAAATTATTTCCCTTCACCAGACACTTGttttctctgggggaaaaaaaaagaagaagaaatcaggATGATCAAGATCTTAGCTCTTTCTCTTTTGTAATGCTCAATTGTTCTAACCACATAGTATCTCTTGCACTTTTAACCATTCTGTATATATACTAAGGAACACTGGTAGCTCAATAgttaagtgctggctgctaactgagagatcgACAATTTGAACCCAGCCaaaagctccacaggagaaagacctggcaatctgctccagtaaagattacactcCATAAGACTCTACAGATCAGTTCCGCTGTCATATGGGATTCCTATGAGCCAAATATTACTTGACAGAACACAACAATGACAAATGACAAATAACAATGTATATAATTATTGTCTTTCCAGCTTAGTAATAAATTCTTAAttataaacaataacaacaaaagagtgatttctctcttttctttctataaCACTCAATAGAAGACTGGGGAGAATTAATACTCTATTCTTCTGTGAAGAGTAAAACAACATCAATTTGCTTGGCCAAGTTTGTAACTGAAAGCAGCAGCTTTGGAAAAACTATCATGTATGTTCATCAAAACTTTTGGACTGAAACTCTTAGGAAGTTTAAAGCAGTTATGTATAATAAACTCTTGTGCACCTAAAAACAGCCACCAAAATCTTTAATCTGTGGTCTCCACTTTCTATGTAGGCCTGTCACACCATCTAATAAACAGAAAACTGTCTTGCGTTTCAAGATAgcaacagtggttaaaagcttggctgctaaccaaaaaggtcagcagttcgaatctaccagctgctccttagaaaccctatgggacagctctactctgtcctatacagtagctatgagtcagaatcgactcgatggtgcttaacaacaacacattaatcagtctttgtgttccttgaaatttttttttctagattatcCCAACTCTTAACAAGGAAGTGGTACACATTATCACATTGCCAGCACGTATTTATCTTAGTCTATTACTCATTGGATCACTAtgtgttagaatcaactcaatggcaacaggtatctGACACtgtcttctcttcctctctctctatctttctcACTCTGTCATAAAATATTAGTGAGGAAGAATAGACAACATTTCTgccaaaaataaatacatgaaataaaTGAATCAGCCGTTAACAAAAGCTCCAAGAGAGATTTTTTGAAGCGATATTAAAAAATGGTTTGATTACACTTTATAGGAGCCTCTTAAGATTgagattt comes from Elephas maximus indicus isolate mEleMax1 chromosome 7, mEleMax1 primary haplotype, whole genome shotgun sequence and encodes:
- the LOC126079967 gene encoding olfactory receptor 51L1-like, producing the protein MNYTLSLTYLPLAIKKPRKEVNPVAASNSSNALLTTFYLTGIPGYEEFHHLISIPFCLLYLVGIMGNCTILHIIRTDPRFHEPMHYFLAMLSLTDMGMSMPTMVSVFRVLWSISRETQFNISVVQIFFIHTFSFTESSVLLAMALDRYVAICHPLRYATILTPRLITKIGIVALLRSAFAMIPLLARLAYFPFCRSHILSHSYCLHQDMIRLACADTKFNVVYGLVLITVLWGMDSLGIFQSYVFILHSVLRIASREDRLKALNTCASHISAVLILYVPMIRLSLVHRFAKHSSPLIHIFMAHIYLLIPPVLNPIIYSVKTKQICQGVLHFLFPKKH
- the LOC126079968 gene encoding olfactory receptor 52Z1P-like; this translates as MEWVAEEDFGHLSLTSNSTSTQLTAFLLTGIPGLEGFHTWISILFSFMYFLALIGNVLVMIVVAWDRSLHEPMYLFLAMLALNDVLLCTVTVPKMLLIFWKGPSPSTFSACLTQMFFVHALFLSESAVLLAMAFDRYVAICEPLHYVTLLTGSLIGKVGLAVMVRSVAVVTPGVLLILRLHFCRTNIIHHTYCENMGIAKLACNNISLNSIYGLTAALLTTGLDFVLIFLSYWLILRTVFQLPSREARTKAFGTCGAHICVILIFYTLAFFSLFTHRFGHHVPRHTLIFLANLYLLMPPTMNPIVYGVKTKEIRMRVLGLCSHSK